The following are encoded in a window of Drosophila simulans strain w501 chromosome 3L, Prin_Dsim_3.1, whole genome shotgun sequence genomic DNA:
- the LOC6739095 gene encoding uncharacterized protein LOC6739095 isoform X2 codes for MSDVYKDHYQVLGLPRNATDSEIKEAFRRLSLKYHPDKNEDGAEEFLRINEAHSVLIDHQRRAMHDFCLQSVDFEVIIPAENASCQLSELGNAFFPMPPETPPGSFHKKLKVAVFIGGILVGTYVGYRVFQKPPPSIPVPRPITLPVTQELSHSHLGSLWTLTSGLLALRSKRILGLGKLVPGANARVSPRTLNAPLSSAAEVVAKTVIRGPGAVGSAATSSSSLASAANVAVKSLPGKASMNSATETVAKTLSQGSRAGPSSAFKTYSSPAVSYLRSLLNWATTPKWGKAPQATIAGLVHNSKNSKISSYLRALAGRFRKLL; via the exons ATGAGCGACGTCTACAAAGATCACTACCAGGTTCTGGGCTTACCGAGAAACGCCACCGACAGTGAGATTAAGGAAGCTTTTCGGCGGCTGTCCCTGAAATATCATCCCGACAAAAACGAGGATGGAGCGGAGGAGTTCCTTAGAATCAACGAGGCCCACAGCGTCCTGATTGACCATCAGAGAAGGGCCATGCACGATTTCTGCTTGCAGTCCGTGGACTTTGAAGTCATTATTCCCGCCGAGAACGCTAGTTGCCAACTGTCTGAATTGGGAAATGCATTCTTCCCAATGCCACCCGAAACGCCGCCAGGTAGTTTTCACAAAAAGCTCAAAGTTGCTGTCTTCATCGGAGGCATTCTGGTTGGTACATACGTGGGGTACCGGGTATTCCAGAAACCGCCGCCATCGATCCCAGTTCCCCGGCCAATCACTCTTCCAGTGACGCAGGAACTAAGCCATTCGCATCTCGGATCCCTATGGACATTGACCTCCGGGCTATTGGCATTGAGATCGAAAAGAATACTGGGACTCGGCAAACTGGTGCCAGGAGCAAATGCTCGAGTTTCTCCTAGGACTCTGAACGCGCCCTTATCTTCGGCTGCCGAAGTCGTGGCCAAAACAGTAATCCGAGGCCCAGGAGCCGTAGGATCTGCTGCAACTTCCAGTTCGTCCTTAGCATCGGCAGCGAACGTGGCTGTGAAATCCCTACCAGGCAAAGCTTCAATGAATTCTGCTACGGAAACAGTGGCTAAAACACTTTCCCAGGGATCACGAGCTGGACCATCTTCAGCTTTCAAAACATATTCGTCCCCAGCGGTGTCATACTTGCGCTCTCTTCTAAATTGGGCAACTACACCGAAATGGGGCAAG GCACCACAGGCAACCATTGCTGGTTTGGTTCATAACTCCAAAAACTCTAAAATATCTTCGTATTTGCGTGCTTTGGCCGGACGCTTTAGGAAGCTCCTTTAG
- the LOC6739097 gene encoding 60S acidic ribosomal protein P0 has protein sequence MVRENKAAWKAQYFIKVVELFDEFPKCFIVGADNVGSKQMQNIRTSLRGLAVVLMGKNTMMRKAIRGHLENNPQLEKLLPHIKGNVGFVFTKGDLAEVRDKLLESKVRAPARPGAIAPLHVIIPAQNTGLGPEKTSFFQALSIPTKISKGTIEIINDVPILKPGDKVGASEATLLNMLNISPFSYGLIVNQVYDSGSIFSPEILDIKPEDLRAKFQQGVANLAAVCLSVGYPTIASAPHSIANGFKNLLAIAATTEVEFKEATTIKEYIKDPSKFAAAASASAAPAAGGAAEKKEEAKKPESESEEEDDDMGFGLFD, from the exons ATGGTTAGGGAGAACAAGGCAGCGTGGAAGGCTCAGTACTTCATCAAGGTTGTG GAACTGTTCGATGAGTTCCCAAAATGCTTCATCGTGGGCGCCGACAACGTGGGCTCCAAGCAGATGCAGAACATCCGTACCAGCCTGCGTGGACTGGCCGTCGTGCTTATGGGCAAGAACACCATGATGCGCAAGGCCATCCGCGGTCATCTGGAGAACAACCCGCAGCTGGAGAAGCTGCTGCCCCACATCAAGGGCAACGTGGGCTTCGTGTTCACCAAGGGCGATCTCGCAGAGGTGCGCGACAAGCTGTTGGAGTCTAAGGTGCGCGCCCCCGCCCGTCCCGGCGCTATTGCCCCTCTGCACGTCATTATCCCGGCCCAGAACACCGGCTTGGGACCCGAGAAGACCAGTTTCTTCCAGGCCCTGTCCATCCCGACCAAGATTTCCAAGGGAACAATTGAAATCATCAACGATGTGCCCATCCTGAAGCCCGGCGACAAGGTCGGCGCCTCCGAGGCGACACTGCTCAACATGTTGAACATCTCGCCCTTCTCGTACGGTCTGATTGTCAACCAGGTCTACGATTCCGGCTCGATCTTCTCGCCCGAGATCCTGGACATCAAGCCCGAGGACCTGCGCGCCAAGTTCCAACAGGGAGTGGCCAACCTGGCCGCCGTTTGTTTGTCCGTGGGCTACCCCACCATCGCCTCGGCCCCGCACAGCATTGCCAACGGATTCAAGAACCTGCTGGCCATTGCTGCCACCACCGAGGTGGAGTTCAAGGAGGCGACCACCATCAAGGAGTACATCAAGGACCCCAGCAAGTTCGCCGCCGCTGCTTCGGCTTCGGCTGCCCCCGCCGCCGGCGGAGCTGCCGAGAAGAAGGAGGAGGCCAAGAAGCCCGAGTCCGAAtcagaggaggaggacgatgatATGGGCTTCGGTCTGTTCGACTAA
- the LOC6739095 gene encoding uncharacterized protein LOC6739095 isoform X1, whose amino-acid sequence MSDVYKDHYQVLGLPRNATDSEIKEAFRRLSLKYHPDKNEDGAEEFLRINEAHSVLIDHQRRAMHDFCLQSVDFEVIIPAENASCQLSELGNAFFPMPPETPPGSFHKKLKVAVFIGGILVGTYVGYRVFQKPPPSIPVPRPITLPVTQELSHSHLGSLWTLTSGLLALRSKRILGLGKLVPGANARVSPRTLNAPLSSAAEVVAKTVIRGPGAVGSAATSSSSLASAANVAVKSLPGKASMNSATETVAKTLSQGSRAGPSSAFKTYSSPAVSYLRSLLNWATTPKWGKAPRAGPSSAFKTYSSPAVSYLRSLLNWATTPKWGKAPQATIAGLVHNSKNSKISSYLRALAGRFRKLL is encoded by the coding sequence ATGAGCGACGTCTACAAAGATCACTACCAGGTTCTGGGCTTACCGAGAAACGCCACCGACAGTGAGATTAAGGAAGCTTTTCGGCGGCTGTCCCTGAAATATCATCCCGACAAAAACGAGGATGGAGCGGAGGAGTTCCTTAGAATCAACGAGGCCCACAGCGTCCTGATTGACCATCAGAGAAGGGCCATGCACGATTTCTGCTTGCAGTCCGTGGACTTTGAAGTCATTATTCCCGCCGAGAACGCTAGTTGCCAACTGTCTGAATTGGGAAATGCATTCTTCCCAATGCCACCCGAAACGCCGCCAGGTAGTTTTCACAAAAAGCTCAAAGTTGCTGTCTTCATCGGAGGCATTCTGGTTGGTACATACGTGGGGTACCGGGTATTCCAGAAACCGCCGCCATCGATCCCAGTTCCCCGGCCAATCACTCTTCCAGTGACGCAGGAACTAAGCCATTCGCATCTCGGATCCCTATGGACATTGACCTCCGGGCTATTGGCATTGAGATCGAAAAGAATACTGGGACTCGGCAAACTGGTGCCAGGAGCAAATGCTCGAGTTTCTCCTAGGACTCTGAACGCGCCCTTATCTTCGGCTGCCGAAGTCGTGGCCAAAACAGTAATCCGAGGCCCAGGAGCCGTAGGATCTGCTGCAACTTCCAGTTCGTCCTTAGCATCGGCAGCGAACGTGGCTGTGAAATCCCTACCAGGCAAAGCTTCAATGAATTCTGCTACGGAAACAGTGGCTAAAACACTTTCCCAGGGATCACGAGCTGGACCATCTTCAGCTTTCAAAACATATTCGTCCCCAGCGGTGTCATACTTGCGCTCTCTTCTAAATTGGGCAACTACACCGAAATGGGGCAAGGCACCACGAGCTGGACCATCTTCAGCTTTCAAAACATATTCGTCCCCAGCGGTGTCATACTTGCGCTCTCTTCTAAATTGGGCAACTACACCGAAATGGGGCAAGGCACCACAGGCAACCATTGCTGGTTTGGTTCATAACTCCAAAAACTCTAAAATATCTTCGTATTTGCGTGCTTTGGCCGGACGCTTTAGGAAGCTCCTTTAG
- the LOC27206205 gene encoding dnaJ homolog subfamily B member 4, with translation MGKDYYKILGIERNASSEDVKKGYRRMALRYHPDKNDHPQAEEQFREVVAAFEVLSDKEKREIYDQHGEEGLKCDDEPAATFAHPTSDMLPFMCAVGGTVLFAFAAYKTFQFFNRKKKDSHGDGSSSE, from the coding sequence ATGGGTAAAGATTACTACAAGATTCTGGGCATCGAGAGGAATGCGTCCAGTGAAGACGTCAAGAAGGGATACCGCCGGATGGCTCTCCGCTACCATCCGGACAAGAACGACCATCCGCAGGCCGAGGAGCAGTTTAGGGAGGTGGTGGCCGCCTTCGAAGTGCTCTCCGACAAGGAAAAGCGCGAGATATACGACCAGCACGGCGAGGAGGGACTCAAATGTGATGACGAGCCGGCTGCGACCTTCGCCCACCCCACGTCAGACATGCTCCCCTTCATGTGCGCCGTCGGTGGAACTGTGCTCTTTGCGTTTGCCGCCTACAAGACATTCCAGTTCTTCAACCGGAAAAAAAAGGATTCCCACGGCGATGGATCCTCCTCGGAATGA